actctgtgttttctgtgtgtgaatgtgtcaagACCTTCAACACATGTACATTTGATCCATTCAATACATTTGTATGataataaatgataataaaaaatgtataataatacaataattcTTCATTATTTGAAATGGCTTTATTCATGGTGGATTATATAGGATCTTTATAGGAAATAGATTATGCTTGAAGTTAACCTGTCTATGCCTGAAAACTTTTGTATTACACAagaaaaatcatcatcatcattctttTTTCAGTAGAGTGAAGGTCTACTTCTATAATAATCCGTGTGAAACCGTTAAACAACACTACAATGATTCTACAATGGCAAATAAATATTAGAGTTCAACAATACACATCACTGACAGCAAAGCAATATCCGTCATTATTAATGATAACACATTTAATAAATGGTTGAAATCAAACACAATGGGCCTAAAGCCTAAGATTTCTGGTGTGATTTTACCATTCTACTttcatttatttctatttacCACCATATTTACTTCTAATCAAGATATTTCAGTTGATTGCGATAATAACTATACTATATAACAACTCTGAGTATAAAGTTCAGGAGAAAGGCTGATGTGTATGCCAACAGTCAACTCCTTAACTTCATCAATATGACTTGTATCCCCACAGCTAAGGTGCTTCCACAGGGAAGTAGCTCGCTTTTTTGTAACAGACAGGCTTCATGGTGTGACAGCATCCCTGGCTCTTCCAGCCAAAGGTGTTGTAAGAGCTCAGGGACATTGAGGCACAGAAGTTCTCTTGGGAGCCCCTCGGCTGCCCTTCCACCCACTTGGTGATGTTCATGGGCTGTTTATTCAACCAGTACCACTCGCCGTTGACAAGACGGCGGCGAAGGCCGACCCAAACCTCCTTCTCGTTGTTTGGGTTGCTTAGATTTTGAGACAGCTCTTGCAGGATCCCTTCGGAGTTGATGCTCACCAGCTCACTATTCTGATTCTTGCAATGGCTGATTGTCTCAGCCCAGGTCCCTGACTGATCAATCACAAAGTAGCCTGGCAGATCCACCAAGCAACCCTGAGGATctgtcagcgcacacacacacacacacacacacacacacacaaccattaaTGTGAAAGAGTAGGGGAAATGAAAGCATCATGCAATAATGTTAGAATTTTGTATCTAAATGAAGCAAGTCCAAATGAGTTACCTGGTATTGTGCTTAGGCTGATTGCTTCTCTCCAGTTTTCTCTATTTTTGACATAAACTGCAATCTTGGTAGATGGATGCCAGATGACCTGTGGCTTATCGCTGGGTAAGTCAATCATTGTCCATGAGTAGCGCTGGGAATCGATGGGCTGCCATTGAACATTATGGTTTGAACTAATTCGGTCTTTCCCCAGATGCACTTGGCTCTCGTTTGAGTGTGGGGCTATGACTAACGCCTTCTGGTTTGGGCGTATTAAGTAGCAAGCTGAAAAGCTTGATTCTGGTATAAGCCCTGTGATGGTTCCTGGTTGGATGAGCATAACAGAGGAACTTCCAGAAGAACTTAGGTATTGAGTTTTAAGATCACGAACAAAATGGGAAATGGAAGTAGAAGAAGTGTAATCACTAATAGACTGAAAGCTACCAGAAACAGTGACTCTCTGATCAGAAGtgacaatcacatttgttttgttgtcagcTGCATTAGCAAAGGCACTGGGGACAAGAAAGGTTGTACCCCAGGTGTTAACAGGTCTCAACTGGATCACCACCATTTGGCAATCGCAGGGGGTTGCATTGGTGCAAGGATGTGTTAGCAGCACTGCCACATTGTGCTCTGCAGTGATCTTGACAGGCTGAGAGTCAGACATGTTCAGCTGAAAAACCTGAAACGGTACAAGCTCCTGTTGTTCCAAATCATGCCCATTGAAATTCACTTTGACTGTGTTATTCCCCTCTGAGTTGATTATGACTATTTTCCCTCTTGCACCATGGACATCTTCAAATGCCAGCAGGCTGTCACGTTGGGTTAAAATGGGAATGTAGTACAAAGACCCAAGACTTCTTACTGGTTGAAGCACCACAAACTGCCTGCTGTTGTTCCGTTTACTTCTAGACTCAACAGTTATGTCTTTGGTGCTTCTAATGACCACTGACTTCTGGGAGAACTGGGATCTCTGCAGTTCAACGGAGGCGTCCAGGGTTACGCGCCATATGGTCGCAGCTTGCATAAACGTTGACCGTTTTACCATCGACTCAACCGTAATGGTTACCCGAGTGTTATCCATGACAGCCGTCACAaagagagtgtgactgtgaggcACTGGGTCGTAGAAGGCTACATTTTCAGGGAAGGCTGTGATGAACAGCTTTCCTTTGTTGTCTGTAGATAAGATTCCTGTGGATATAATTAAAAACGTTTGATACTTGTGTCAAACCTTTAGTCACTGCTTCCAATCATTTCCAGTTTTACACTTGTAACAAatgcacaataataataataataataataatatgcatAATCATTTCTCATAAAATGCTAACCATATGGTAAAAGTAGGGTATTTTTGAAGCATTAAACTATTTCATAGCCATGCTGAAGATGGGCCTTACCAGGAAGACATGTTGTCACACAGATTAGAATTACAGGTAGCACCCACATACTTTCACCTATGAGGGAAAACGTGTCATTTTTTAATATGCAATTTTGTACGGCTCTCAAAAAGTTTACTTCTACGTACACTGAGTTTAACGTTTTGCTTATACAAAACCACACCTTTGCAACGGtatagcagtttttttttcatttaaacaaAACACTACTGTTTTAAAATGGGAAAACTATTAACTTGTATTGTCCCTTCACAAACACCATATGTAATTATACATCATTcttttgtgcaaaaaaaaaaaacaatgattcTATTCATGAATAATATTGCCTTAAACATTCATAAATGAGAAACCGC
The DNA window shown above is from Clupea harengus chromosome 11, Ch_v2.0.2, whole genome shotgun sequence and carries:
- the LOC116222421 gene encoding uncharacterized protein LOC116222421 — translated: MWVLPVILICVTTCLPGILSTDNKGKLFITAFPENVAFYDPVPHSHTLFVTAVMDNTRVTITVESMVKRSTFMQAATIWRVTLDASVELQRSQFSQKSVVIRSTKDITVESRSKRNNSRQFVVLQPVRSLGSLYYIPILTQRDSLLAFEDVHGARGKIVIINSEGNNTVKVNFNGHDLEQQELVPFQVFQLNMSDSQPVKITAEHNVAVLLTHPCTNATPCDCQMVVIQLRPVNTWGTTFLVPSAFANAADNKTNVIVTSDQRVTVSGSFQSISDYTSSTSISHFVRDLKTQYLSSSGSSSVMLIQPGTITGLIPESSFSACYLIRPNQKALVIAPHSNESQVHLGKDRISSNHNVQWQPIDSQRYSWTMIDLPSDKPQVIWHPSTKIAVYVKNRENWREAISLSTIPDPQGCLVDLPGYFVIDQSGTWAETISHCKNQNSELVSINSEGILQELSQNLSNPNNEKEVWVGLRRRLVNGEWYWLNKQPMNITKWVEGQPRGSQENFCASMSLSSYNTFGWKSQGCCHTMKPVCYKKASYFPVEAP